One genomic segment of Nonomuraea coxensis DSM 45129 includes these proteins:
- a CDS encoding MFS transporter → MIKSAPRAVEAASSLWVAVFNLSIGLGALVGGVIVDTLALQGVLWLGGACALLAALAIWTARNDARH, encoded by the coding sequence ATGATCAAGTCCGCCCCGCGGGCGGTGGAAGCGGCCTCCTCGCTGTGGGTGGCGGTGTTCAACCTGTCCATCGGCCTCGGCGCGCTGGTCGGCGGCGTCATCGTCGACACGCTCGCCCTCCAGGGCGTGCTGTGGCTCGGCGGTGCCTGCGCCCTGCTCGCCGCCCTGGCGATCTGGACTGCCCGCAACGACGCCCGTCACTGA
- a CDS encoding alpha/beta hydrolase, whose amino-acid sequence MPGIAERREQFAAMFTRPLPAGVDSSATTLGGRPALELRRTAGEDVLLYLHGGGFVVGSPRVTAHVTAALLRHLDGRAVSPDYRLAPEHPFPAAPDDCLAAYRELLDSGVDPRRLVVAGDSAGAALAVVTLTRARDAGLPMPAAAVLFSPAVDLTLSGASMRSKDGVDPFFAPADLAWLFERYLAGADGAAPEASPVFADLTGLPPLLIQAGSSELLLDDAVRLAGRAGADEVAVTLEVVPRQPHVFQLDDRSAEAAAALERAGRFLATRLGGGEQNRS is encoded by the coding sequence ATGCCCGGTATTGCCGAACGGCGCGAGCAGTTCGCCGCGATGTTCACCCGCCCCTTACCCGCCGGCGTCGACTCCTCGGCGACGACACTCGGCGGGCGGCCGGCACTGGAGCTGCGGAGGACGGCGGGCGAGGACGTCCTGCTGTACCTCCACGGCGGTGGGTTCGTGGTCGGGTCACCGCGGGTCACCGCCCACGTCACCGCCGCGCTGCTGCGCCACCTGGACGGCCGGGCGGTCTCGCCCGACTACCGGCTCGCGCCCGAGCACCCGTTCCCGGCCGCGCCCGACGACTGCCTGGCGGCCTACCGCGAACTGCTGGACTCCGGCGTCGACCCCCGCCGGCTGGTGGTCGCGGGCGACTCGGCCGGCGCCGCGCTGGCCGTGGTCACCCTGACCCGTGCCAGGGACGCGGGCCTGCCGATGCCTGCGGCGGCGGTCCTGTTCTCGCCCGCGGTCGATCTGACCCTCAGCGGCGCGAGCATGCGCTCCAAGGACGGGGTGGACCCGTTCTTCGCTCCGGCCGACCTCGCCTGGCTCTTCGAGCGGTACCTCGCCGGCGCCGACGGCGCGGCCCCCGAGGCGAGCCCGGTCTTCGCCGACCTCACCGGGCTGCCGCCCCTGCTGATCCAGGCCGGTTCGAGCGAGCTCCTGCTCGACGACGCCGTACGGCTGGCCGGACGCGCCGGGGCCGACGAGGTCGCCGTGACGCTGGAGGTGGTCCCGCGTCAACCGCACGTGTTCCAGCTCGACGACCGATCGGCCGAGGCGGCGGCGGCGCTGGAGCGCGCCGGCCGGTTCCTGGCCACCCGCCTCGGCGGGGGCGAACAGAATCGATCATGA
- a CDS encoding alpha/beta fold hydrolase encodes MITTVSADGTGVRAYDDGQGPPILMVHPGLSDGTRCRRLAAILSGGGYRVLRLERRQYRLDLRPGPPVGIEQEVEDVLALVRAVGAPVVLYGHSSGGVVALEALVASPSSFAGAVIFEPPVVTGPPLGGEVLKQARAAMAAGRTGKALTIFLRDTVGLPGRQAWLGGDRSPAHLAGRLDALAGVMPRAERVTLPGLDHGADLRKPGEVARVIRQLAEQVLGPA; translated from the coding sequence ATGATCACCACAGTGTCGGCGGACGGCACCGGCGTCCGCGCCTACGACGACGGGCAGGGCCCCCCGATCCTGATGGTCCACCCGGGGCTCTCCGACGGGACCCGGTGCCGCAGGCTCGCCGCGATCCTGTCCGGCGGCGGCTATCGGGTGCTGCGCCTGGAGCGCCGGCAGTACCGGCTCGACCTCAGGCCGGGGCCGCCCGTCGGGATCGAGCAGGAGGTCGAGGACGTGCTGGCGCTCGTACGGGCCGTCGGAGCGCCGGTCGTCCTCTACGGCCACTCCTCCGGAGGGGTCGTGGCGCTGGAGGCTCTGGTGGCCTCGCCGTCGTCGTTCGCCGGAGCCGTGATCTTCGAGCCGCCCGTGGTCACCGGGCCGCCGCTGGGCGGCGAGGTGCTGAAGCAGGCCCGCGCGGCGATGGCGGCGGGCCGGACGGGCAAGGCGCTGACGATCTTCCTGCGTGACACCGTCGGCCTGCCGGGCCGGCAGGCGTGGCTCGGCGGCGACCGCAGCCCCGCGCACCTCGCCGGACGGCTCGACGCCCTCGCCGGCGTGATGCCGCGCGCCGAGCGGGTGACGCTCCCCGGGCTCGACCACGGCGCCGACCTGAGAAAACCCGGGGAGGTCGCCCGCGTCATCCGGCAACTGGCCGAACAGGTGCTGGGCCCGGCCTGA
- a CDS encoding MarR family winged helix-turn-helix transcriptional regulator yields MTPRSGARERRPEPKLPLPTLLTQVRDIAIEGLHRRLADEGFEGIRFVHGSVFRNIDPEGSRLTTLAERAGLTKQAIGELVGELEEHGYLERVADEADRRAKIIRLTGQGRAAQAAAARILADAEQRWSRLLGEDQVAVLRRALEQVIALESAGTATPSSPR; encoded by the coding sequence ATGACGCCCCGTTCAGGAGCACGGGAGCGGCGACCTGAGCCGAAGCTGCCCCTCCCGACCCTGCTCACCCAGGTCAGGGACATCGCGATCGAGGGACTTCACCGGCGGCTGGCCGACGAAGGGTTCGAGGGGATCCGGTTCGTCCACGGCTCGGTCTTCCGGAACATCGACCCCGAAGGCTCGCGGCTCACCACGCTCGCCGAACGCGCCGGACTCACCAAGCAGGCGATCGGCGAACTCGTCGGCGAACTGGAGGAGCACGGCTACCTCGAACGGGTCGCCGACGAGGCCGACCGCCGTGCCAAGATCATCCGGTTGACCGGCCAGGGCCGGGCGGCCCAGGCCGCGGCCGCCCGGATCCTCGCGGACGCCGAGCAACGATGGTCCCGGCTGCTCGGCGAGGACCAGGTCGCCGTGCTGCGCCGCGCTCTGGAACAGGTCATCGCCCTCGAATCGGCCGGCACCGCGACCCCGTCCTCCCCGCGATGA
- a CDS encoding penicillin acylase family protein, which translates to MIRPALRRPAALLAPVLAASFLVAAPARASAAEGRYAADIRRTEYGVPHISAKDHGGLGYGYGYAFAQDNVCVMASWVLTLRGERSRHFGAEAASDDVMDPISNLASDAYYTYVRSSDVLRRVLARPAPYGPSAELRALVDGYVAGYNRYLADTGVARLPDPTCRGKEWVGPITASDVWMNLLDLGRVAGSSSFKEAIAASGQAAKKAKPDDGQDRPEPKAAAPGSNAWALGREATRAGHGMLLADPHFPWNGSRRFYQVHLTIPGVLDVSGGSLYGTPMVQIGHNASLAWTHTVSHAQHFTLYRLTLAPGGRTTYLVDGKPEPMGRQDVQVVVREPGGVPREVTTAVHTSRYGPVLGMDWTETNAFALADANAANLRFADEWLALAAARDVAALRRAQAAHQGMPFVYTLAADAAGQAYFADTSVVPHVTDEQARRCRAADDPRMLVLDGSRSACLWGADADAVEPGIFGPAAQPRLARTDYVANANAGPWLTNPAAPLTGYPRVYGDTRTRQDLRTRVGLDMIAERLSGGDRLGAPGFTLETLQRSATGKRNLSAELLRPELLALCRAKPVMTASDGTKVEVRRACATLAAWDGRARLDSRGAILWREFFLGLNVPHRRPDGTPAPPDSWWKVPFDAAQPLTTPRGLDVTHPAVEGALADVVRRFTAAGLPLTLTPGQAQRYGAVPVPGCTEAEGCFDRIRTGGELGGQGRYPDVNTGSSFLMAVELTPAGPRTRTVLTYSLSANPASPYHADQTELFSRGGWVTERFTEAEIGAYPKLTTTRLRS; encoded by the coding sequence ATGATCAGACCAGCTTTACGACGCCCGGCCGCGCTGCTCGCCCCCGTGCTGGCCGCCTCCTTCCTCGTGGCCGCCCCCGCGCGGGCCAGCGCCGCCGAGGGCCGCTACGCCGCCGACATCAGACGCACCGAGTACGGCGTCCCGCACATCTCGGCGAAGGACCACGGCGGTCTCGGCTACGGCTACGGCTACGCCTTCGCCCAGGACAACGTGTGCGTGATGGCCTCATGGGTGCTGACGCTGCGCGGCGAGCGCTCGCGCCACTTCGGCGCCGAGGCGGCCTCCGACGACGTCATGGACCCGATCTCCAACCTGGCCAGCGACGCCTACTACACCTACGTCCGCTCGTCGGACGTGCTGCGCCGCGTGCTCGCCCGCCCCGCCCCGTACGGCCCGAGCGCCGAGCTGCGCGCGCTCGTGGACGGCTACGTCGCCGGCTACAACCGCTACCTGGCCGACACCGGCGTGGCCCGCCTGCCGGACCCGACCTGCCGCGGCAAGGAATGGGTCGGCCCCATCACCGCCTCCGACGTCTGGATGAACCTGCTCGACCTGGGCCGCGTGGCCGGCAGCTCCTCCTTCAAGGAGGCCATCGCCGCCTCCGGGCAGGCCGCGAAGAAGGCGAAGCCGGACGACGGGCAGGACCGGCCAGAGCCGAAGGCGGCCGCCCCCGGCAGCAACGCCTGGGCGCTCGGCCGCGAGGCCACGCGCGCCGGCCACGGCATGCTGCTGGCCGACCCGCACTTCCCCTGGAACGGCAGCCGCCGCTTCTACCAGGTCCACCTGACGATCCCGGGCGTGCTCGACGTGTCGGGCGGCAGCCTGTACGGCACCCCGATGGTGCAGATCGGCCACAACGCGAGCCTGGCCTGGACGCACACCGTCTCCCACGCCCAGCACTTCACCCTGTACCGGCTCACGCTCGCGCCGGGCGGGCGCACCACGTACCTGGTGGACGGCAAGCCCGAGCCGATGGGCCGGCAGGACGTGCAGGTCGTCGTGCGCGAGCCCGGCGGCGTGCCCCGCGAGGTCACCACCGCCGTCCACACCTCCCGCTACGGCCCGGTGCTCGGCATGGACTGGACGGAGACGAACGCGTTCGCGCTGGCCGACGCCAACGCCGCCAACCTGCGTTTCGCCGACGAGTGGCTGGCCCTGGCCGCCGCCCGCGACGTGGCCGCGCTGCGCCGCGCGCAGGCCGCCCACCAGGGCATGCCGTTCGTCTACACGCTGGCCGCCGACGCCGCCGGCCAGGCGTACTTCGCCGACACCTCGGTCGTCCCGCACGTCACCGACGAGCAGGCGAGGCGCTGCCGCGCCGCCGACGACCCCAGGATGCTCGTCCTGGACGGCTCCCGCTCGGCCTGCCTGTGGGGCGCGGACGCCGACGCGGTCGAGCCGGGCATCTTCGGCCCCGCCGCCCAGCCCCGGCTGGCCCGCACCGACTACGTGGCCAACGCCAACGCCGGCCCCTGGCTCACCAACCCCGCAGCCCCGCTCACCGGCTACCCCCGCGTCTACGGCGACACCCGCACCCGGCAGGACCTGCGCACCCGCGTCGGCCTCGACATGATCGCCGAGCGGCTTTCCGGCGGCGACCGGCTCGGCGCCCCCGGCTTCACGCTGGAGACCCTCCAGCGGAGCGCGACCGGCAAACGCAACCTGAGCGCGGAGCTGCTGCGCCCTGAGCTGCTCGCGCTGTGCCGGGCCAAGCCGGTGATGACGGCGAGCGACGGCACGAAGGTCGAGGTACGGCGGGCCTGCGCCACCCTGGCGGCCTGGGACGGGCGGGCCCGCCTCGACAGCCGCGGCGCGATCCTGTGGCGCGAGTTCTTCCTGGGCCTGAACGTCCCCCACCGGCGGCCCGACGGCACACCCGCGCCTCCTGACAGCTGGTGGAAGGTGCCGTTCGACGCCGCGCAGCCGCTCACCACGCCGCGCGGGCTCGACGTCACCCACCCGGCGGTGGAGGGCGCGCTGGCCGACGTCGTACGCAGGTTCACCGCCGCCGGTCTGCCGCTGACGCTCACCCCCGGCCAGGCCCAGCGCTACGGCGCCGTTCCGGTGCCCGGCTGCACCGAGGCGGAGGGCTGCTTCGACCGGATCCGCACCGGCGGCGAACTCGGCGGCCAGGGCCGCTACCCGGACGTCAACACCGGCTCCAGCTTCCTGATGGCGGTGGAGCTGACGCCGGCCGGGCCGCGTACCCGTACGGTGCTGACGTACTCGCTGTCGGCGAATCCGGCCTCGCCGTACCACGCCGACCAGACGGAGCTGTTCTCGCGCGGCGGGTGGGTGACCGAGCGGTTCACCGAGGCCGAGATCGGCGCGTACCCGAAGCTGACGACGACGAGGCTGAGGTCATGA
- a CDS encoding FtsX-like permease family protein, with the protein MTLWLGLRLSLRGGREAAVRLALVSAAVAMGVTVLLSTVALFNAFRATADRPCWECTTGSAPAGWALGATPGAVLWNHRVDTYAGRPIKRLDVAFLDPGGPAPTVPGLPALPEAGRHYVSPALAELMAGVPREQLAGRFPGVRAGLVGRAALSGPDDLVAVVGRTPGELAGMAGTVAVDTVATTPAADDTTALYEHGFGIAAVGLLVPLLVLIGTATRLAAARREARFAAVRLAGATARQINAIASVDAALGALLGALAGIALFQAVRPALAGVAVTGSRFFPDVIAPTAPQYAAVVVLVPLAAVAAALWSLRRVRITPLGAARRTRASAPGWWRALPLAAGLALFAGPALAGGGSKPDPLLVDAGLVLIMAGLVLAGPWLTMLAARLTARLTRGAATLLAARRLAADPKAAFRSVNGIVLAVFIGTAVAGIVPAVVSGQRAAGGGTLNEVMRASFGYADAAPGRPLPPAEADALLAEVGAHPGVTVLPIYRRAGAPDPPAAPLPCDPAPGCRLDFMLGHVVACDDLARFPALGACAAGARAVRADFNRLLTSDNMLSVDRNLPIVDPTSPPEAAGTGSGPPGRLSLAAVLIRAGDPAVRERIRTSLTPYLAGAGSSETPLTFAEVAQLRAVLLDQVERVALAIVALTLLVAGCGLLVAVAGGVVERRQPFTLLRLSGTPTRTLSRVVLLETAVPVLLAALVAAGAGFGVAGPLIDQLAIKSAPAALPGAGYLLTIGGGLVVALLIVLAGLPLLKRVTAPDNARFE; encoded by the coding sequence ATGACGTTATGGCTGGGCCTGCGGCTGTCGCTGCGCGGCGGCCGCGAGGCGGCCGTCCGGCTGGCCCTCGTCAGCGCCGCCGTCGCGATGGGGGTGACGGTGCTGCTGTCCACGGTGGCCCTGTTCAACGCCTTCCGGGCCACCGCGGACCGCCCCTGCTGGGAGTGCACGACCGGCTCCGCGCCGGCGGGCTGGGCGCTGGGCGCCACCCCGGGCGCCGTCCTGTGGAACCACCGCGTGGACACCTACGCCGGCCGCCCGATCAAGCGGCTCGACGTCGCCTTCCTCGACCCCGGCGGGCCCGCGCCGACCGTGCCCGGCCTGCCGGCGCTGCCCGAGGCGGGACGGCACTACGTCTCGCCCGCGCTCGCCGAGCTGATGGCCGGCGTGCCGCGCGAGCAGCTCGCCGGCCGTTTCCCCGGCGTCCGCGCCGGCCTCGTCGGGCGGGCGGCGCTGTCCGGCCCCGACGACCTGGTCGCCGTCGTCGGCCGGACCCCCGGCGAGCTGGCCGGCATGGCGGGCACCGTGGCCGTCGACACCGTGGCCACGACCCCGGCCGCGGACGACACCACGGCCCTGTACGAGCACGGGTTCGGCATCGCCGCCGTCGGCCTGCTCGTGCCGCTGCTCGTGCTCATCGGCACCGCGACGCGCCTGGCCGCCGCCCGCCGCGAGGCCCGCTTCGCCGCCGTCAGGCTGGCCGGCGCCACCGCGCGCCAGATCAACGCGATCGCCTCGGTGGACGCGGCGCTCGGCGCGCTGCTGGGCGCGCTCGCCGGCATCGCGCTGTTCCAGGCGGTACGGCCCGCGCTGGCCGGCGTCGCCGTCACCGGCTCGCGCTTCTTCCCCGACGTGATCGCGCCGACCGCGCCGCAGTACGCGGCCGTGGTCGTGCTGGTGCCGCTCGCCGCGGTGGCCGCCGCCCTGTGGTCGCTGCGCCGGGTGCGGATCACCCCGCTCGGCGCGGCCCGCAGGACGCGGGCCTCCGCCCCGGGATGGTGGCGGGCGCTGCCGCTCGCGGCCGGGCTGGCGCTGTTCGCGGGCCCGGCGCTCGCGGGCGGCGGCAGCAAGCCCGACCCGCTGCTCGTCGACGCCGGCCTGGTGCTGATCATGGCCGGTCTGGTGCTGGCCGGGCCGTGGCTGACGATGCTGGCCGCGCGGCTGACCGCCCGCCTCACCCGGGGCGCGGCGACCCTGCTGGCCGCGCGGCGGCTGGCGGCCGACCCGAAGGCGGCCTTCCGTTCGGTCAACGGGATCGTGCTGGCGGTCTTCATCGGCACGGCCGTCGCCGGCATCGTCCCCGCCGTCGTCTCCGGCCAGCGGGCGGCGGGCGGCGGCACGCTGAACGAGGTGATGCGGGCCTCGTTCGGGTACGCCGACGCCGCTCCCGGCCGCCCGCTGCCGCCGGCCGAGGCGGACGCGCTGCTCGCCGAGGTGGGCGCCCATCCGGGCGTCACCGTGCTGCCGATCTACCGCAGGGCCGGGGCGCCGGACCCGCCCGCCGCGCCTCTGCCGTGCGACCCGGCTCCCGGCTGCCGGCTCGACTTCATGCTCGGGCACGTGGTCGCCTGCGACGACCTGGCCCGGTTCCCGGCGCTGGGCGCGTGCGCGGCGGGCGCCCGCGCGGTGAGGGCCGACTTCAACCGGCTGCTGACCAGCGACAACATGCTGTCGGTCGACCGGAACCTGCCGATCGTGGACCCCACCAGCCCGCCCGAGGCCGCCGGCACCGGCTCCGGGCCGCCGGGCCGGCTCTCCCTGGCGGCGGTCCTGATCCGGGCCGGCGACCCGGCCGTCCGTGAGCGGATCCGGACGTCGCTCACCCCGTACCTGGCCGGTGCCGGCAGCTCCGAGACCCCGCTGACGTTCGCCGAGGTCGCCCAGCTCCGCGCGGTGCTGCTGGACCAGGTGGAGCGCGTCGCGCTGGCCATCGTCGCGCTGACCCTGCTGGTGGCGGGCTGCGGCCTGCTGGTGGCGGTCGCCGGGGGCGTGGTGGAGCGCAGGCAGCCGTTCACGCTGCTGCGGCTGTCCGGCACACCGACACGGACCCTGTCCAGGGTGGTGCTGCTGGAGACGGCCGTCCCCGTGCTGCTGGCCGCCCTGGTGGCGGCGGGCGCGGGCTTCGGCGTGGCCGGGCCGCTCATCGACCAGCTCGCGATCAAGAGCGCTCCGGCGGCGCTTCCCGGCGCCGGCTACCTCCTGACCATCGGCGGCGGGCTGGTGGTCGCCCTGCTGATCGTCCTGGCCGGGCTGCCCCTGCTCAAGCGCGTCACCGCGCCCGACAATGCCCGCTTCGAATGA
- a CDS encoding alpha/beta fold hydrolase, whose protein sequence is MLNLPSVLPFHGCDLRYADSGGDGVPLVFTHGAGADHVMFQAQREHLRARGHRVVVWDLRGHGLSRPSAVPFTAGQALADLRALIEHLALDRPVLVGQSLGGNLGQALVRRHPGLARALVVIGATWNTAPLSRWDRLLLRSAAPLLAAIPARALPPLMAAASAVTPEARDDARRAFGGLSKKEFLQAWRATVALLAPEPGYRTPVPLCLIRGERDRTGNIASAMPRWAAAEGVEEVVVPDAGHIANQDNPEAVNEAIETFLAAIGARR, encoded by the coding sequence ATGCTGAATCTACCGTCGGTGCTTCCCTTCCACGGCTGCGACCTGCGCTACGCCGACAGCGGCGGCGACGGCGTCCCGCTGGTGTTCACCCACGGGGCCGGGGCCGACCACGTGATGTTCCAGGCCCAGCGCGAGCACCTGCGTGCGCGGGGCCACCGCGTCGTCGTCTGGGACCTGCGCGGCCACGGCCTCTCGCGCCCGTCCGCCGTCCCGTTCACCGCCGGGCAGGCGCTCGCCGACCTGCGCGCGCTGATCGAGCACCTGGCACTCGACCGGCCGGTGCTGGTGGGGCAGTCGCTCGGCGGCAACCTCGGCCAGGCCCTCGTACGGCGGCATCCCGGCCTCGCCCGGGCCCTGGTCGTCATCGGCGCGACGTGGAACACCGCGCCGCTGTCCCGGTGGGACCGTCTCCTGCTGCGGTCCGCCGCGCCGCTGCTGGCGGCCATCCCGGCCAGGGCGCTCCCGCCGCTCATGGCCGCTGCCTCCGCCGTCACCCCGGAGGCGCGCGACGACGCCCGGCGGGCCTTCGGCGGGCTGTCGAAGAAGGAGTTCCTCCAGGCATGGCGGGCCACCGTCGCCCTCCTCGCCCCGGAGCCCGGCTACCGTACGCCGGTGCCGTTGTGCCTGATCCGCGGCGAGCGGGACCGTACCGGCAACATCGCCTCCGCCATGCCCCGCTGGGCCGCGGCCGAAGGCGTCGAGGAGGTCGTCGTGCCGGACGCGGGCCACATCGCCAACCAGGACAACCCGGAGGCGGTCAACGAGGCGATCGAGACGTTCCTGGCCGCGATCGGGGCGCGGCGATGA
- a CDS encoding ABC transporter ATP-binding protein: protein MTIDARPAPGPLLEARSVSRSYGRTPALREASLSVTAGEILAIMGPSGSGKSTLLHCLAGIFTPDAGEVWFDGGRLDTLSDAGRSRLRRTAFGFVFQFGQLVPELTAADNVALPLLLGRTGRRQAYQRARGWLDRLELDGLGGRRTGELSGGQAQRVAIARALVTRPKVIFADEPTGALDSLAGEKVMDLLVGLARQEGATVIVVTHDSRVAACADREVIVRDGKVTDPYAGEVLR from the coding sequence ATGACCATCGACGCCCGTCCCGCGCCGGGCCCGCTGCTGGAGGCCCGCTCGGTCAGCCGTTCCTACGGCCGGACGCCGGCGCTGCGCGAGGCGAGCCTGTCGGTGACGGCGGGGGAGATCCTGGCGATCATGGGGCCGTCCGGCTCCGGCAAGTCCACGCTGCTGCACTGCCTGGCCGGCATCTTCACGCCCGACGCGGGCGAGGTCTGGTTCGACGGCGGCAGGCTGGACACCCTGAGCGACGCCGGCCGGTCGCGGCTGCGCCGCACCGCGTTCGGCTTCGTCTTCCAGTTCGGCCAGCTCGTGCCCGAGCTCACCGCGGCCGACAACGTCGCCCTGCCGCTGCTGCTCGGCAGGACCGGCCGCAGGCAGGCCTACCAGCGGGCGCGCGGCTGGCTGGACCGGCTGGAGCTGGACGGCCTCGGCGGACGACGCACCGGCGAGCTGTCGGGAGGGCAGGCCCAGCGGGTCGCGATCGCCCGCGCGCTCGTCACCCGGCCCAAGGTGATCTTCGCGGACGAGCCCACCGGCGCGCTCGACTCGCTCGCCGGCGAGAAGGTCATGGACCTGCTCGTGGGCCTGGCCCGCCAGGAGGGCGCCACCGTGATCGTGGTGACCCACGACTCCCGCGTCGCCGCCTGCGCCGACCGGGAGGTCATCGTACGCGACGGCAAGGTCACCGACCCCTACGCCGGCGAGGTCCTGCGATGA
- a CDS encoding cyclase family protein translates to MTAGRPVPTQDDVLAYFDTLSNWGRWGDDDELGTLNLITGDVRVAAARAVRHGRSVSCAWEVAVPEEMERTTTACPCAADMPGAENMPAPGFRNDRSWGFSTERLAITFHGNTVTHLDSPCHIFWDGTMYNGRPHALVDAATGSAWAAVTAAANGIITRGVLLDIAGAREVPWLEPGQGVCPDDLEEAERRQGVRVRSGDAVLLRTGQGRARHENGPAGGFTQAGWHASCLPWLHERQVALIGADTPQDVQPSGYDDVLMPVHAVSLVAMGLWMLDNCDLEACAATAAELGQWDFHLTVAPVRLAGTSGSPVNPIATF, encoded by the coding sequence ATGACGGCAGGGCGGCCGGTGCCCACCCAGGACGACGTGCTCGCCTACTTCGACACGCTGTCGAACTGGGGACGGTGGGGCGACGACGACGAACTCGGCACCCTGAACCTCATCACCGGCGACGTCCGGGTGGCGGCGGCGCGGGCGGTGCGTCACGGCAGGAGCGTGTCGTGCGCCTGGGAGGTCGCCGTACCGGAGGAGATGGAGCGGACGACGACCGCGTGCCCGTGCGCCGCCGACATGCCGGGCGCCGAGAACATGCCGGCGCCCGGGTTCCGCAACGACCGGAGCTGGGGCTTCTCGACCGAGCGGCTCGCCATCACCTTCCACGGCAACACCGTCACCCACCTCGACTCGCCGTGCCATATCTTCTGGGACGGCACGATGTACAACGGGCGCCCGCATGCGCTGGTCGACGCCGCGACGGGATCGGCGTGGGCGGCCGTCACGGCGGCGGCGAACGGGATCATCACCCGTGGCGTCCTGCTGGACATCGCCGGAGCCCGCGAGGTGCCGTGGCTGGAGCCGGGGCAGGGCGTGTGCCCCGACGATCTCGAGGAGGCCGAACGTCGCCAGGGTGTGCGGGTGCGATCCGGCGACGCGGTGCTCCTGCGTACCGGCCAAGGCCGCGCCCGGCACGAGAACGGCCCGGCGGGCGGCTTCACGCAGGCCGGCTGGCACGCCTCCTGCCTGCCGTGGCTGCACGAACGGCAGGTCGCGCTGATCGGTGCCGACACCCCGCAGGACGTTCAGCCGTCGGGGTACGACGACGTGCTGATGCCGGTCCACGCCGTGAGCCTCGTCGCGATGGGCCTGTGGATGCTCGACAACTGCGACCTGGAGGCGTGCGCGGCGACGGCCGCCGAACTCGGCCAGTGGGACTTCCACCTCACCGTCGCGCCGGTCCGCCTCGCCGGCACGTCCGGCAGCCCGGTCAACCCGATCGCCACCTTCTGA
- a CDS encoding TetR family transcriptional regulator C-terminal domain-containing protein — protein MIIQVWRPTELGTTDETVRQQTEAAFEVTRQALRSVLAEGRGRGELSAGLDIDDAVELLFTTVLGLRVRERAGHGTERLTTAIDLAIRALGPTSAPPA, from the coding sequence TTGATCATCCAGGTCTGGAGGCCCACGGAACTCGGCACCACCGACGAAACGGTCCGTCAGCAGACCGAGGCCGCCTTCGAGGTCACCCGGCAGGCCCTGCGGTCCGTGCTGGCCGAGGGCCGTGGCCGTGGCGAACTGTCCGCCGGTCTCGACATCGACGACGCCGTGGAGCTGCTGTTCACCACGGTGCTCGGCCTGCGGGTGCGGGAACGCGCCGGCCACGGCACCGAGCGTCTGACCACCGCGATCGATCTCGCGATCCGCGCCCTGGGACCCACGTCCGCGCCACCTGCCTGA
- a CDS encoding GbsR/MarR family transcriptional regulator, with product MSAAGRGAFITSVGDLLASWNLPHATGRVYGLLLLGEEPVSHDTIAAELELSKGAVSTAVRQLASWGLARVIPQPGSRRLLVEATGGIESLLEASQARARTLIAALREGQGLVAPGPARERLDDVIGLFAGYVDVGGELLASHRRRTSGPS from the coding sequence ATGAGCGCCGCCGGGCGCGGGGCGTTCATCACCTCGGTGGGCGACCTGCTGGCCTCCTGGAACCTGCCGCACGCGACCGGCCGCGTCTACGGGCTGCTGCTCCTCGGCGAGGAGCCGGTCTCGCACGACACGATCGCCGCCGAGCTCGAACTCAGCAAGGGGGCGGTGAGCACGGCCGTACGGCAGCTCGCCTCCTGGGGGCTGGCCAGGGTGATCCCGCAGCCCGGCAGCCGGCGGCTCCTGGTCGAGGCCACTGGAGGGATCGAGTCCCTGCTGGAGGCCAGCCAGGCGCGGGCCAGGACCCTGATCGCCGCCCTGCGCGAGGGCCAGGGACTGGTGGCCCCCGGCCCCGCGCGGGAACGGCTCGACGACGTCATCGGGTTGTTCGCCGGCTACGTCGACGTCGGCGGCGAACTGCTGGCGAGCCACCGGCGGCGCACCTCCGGGCCGTCCTAG